A genomic region of Oryza glaberrima chromosome 1, OglaRS2, whole genome shotgun sequence contains the following coding sequences:
- the LOC127756339 gene encoding NAD(P)H-quinone oxidoreductase subunit O, chloroplastic, with the protein MEALLSSPRALFSVTPTACWPASARRRRRVASPVKAAAAAAAEPAGEEKKPATGGAAAAAGDGQAAAPAPKKILKKKPVYSMKKGQIVRVDKEKYLNSINYLSVGHPPFFKGLDYIYEDRGEVLDIRIFETGEYALIAWVGIPTPPAWLPTYMLIKSDKLDYERI; encoded by the exons ATGgaagctctcctctcctcgccgcgcgcTCTCTTCTCCGTCACGCCAACCGCGTGCTGGCCGGCGTCAGCCAGGAGGAGGAGACGTGTTGCTTCTCCTGTcaaggcggccgccgccgccgccgccgagccggccggggaggagaagaagcccgccaccggcggcgccgcggcggcggcgggagacggccaggcggctgcgccggcgccgAAGAAGATCCTCAAGAAGAAACCTGTCTACTCGA TGAAGAAGGGCCAGATTGTGCGCGTCGACAAGGAGAAGTACTTGAACAGCATCAAC TATCTGTCAGTTGGACACCCGCCTTTCTTCAAGGGGCTAGACTACATATACGAGGACCGTGGCGAG GTTTTGGACATCAGAATCTTTGAAACAGGGGAGTATGCCCTG ATCGCTTGGGTTGGAATCCCAACTCCACCGGCATGGCTGCCAACTTACATGCTCATCAAG TCGGATAAACTCGACTACGAGAGAATATGA
- the LOC127766204 gene encoding probable gamma-secretase subunit PEN-2, whose product MEARVAGVPEDEESGLLPRPSAAGRRPSAAAARRAPPPPVWATVDGPLGLPLEEAEGHARRFFLWGFACLPFLWAINCCYFWPVLRSPATSPSSAAFSRIRPYVVRSAIGFTIFSVVLLTWATTFIIGGERLFGPGWNDLVMYNVADKLGISGFMG is encoded by the exons ATGGAGGCAAGGGTTGCCGGAGTGCCCGAAGACGAGGAatccggcctcctcccccgcccgtccgccgccggccgccgcccatccgccgccgccgcgcgccgcgcgcctccgcctccagtCTGGGCCACCGTGGACGGGCCCCTGGGGCTGCcgctggaggaggcggagggccACGCTCGCCGCTTCTTCCTCTGGGGGTTCGCCTGCCTCCCCTTCCTCTGGGCCATCAACTGCTGCTACTTCTGGCCCGTcctccgctcgccggcgacctccccctcttccgccgccttctcccgaaTCCGCCCCT ATGTTGTCCGGTCAGCAATTGGCTTTACCATTTTCTCGGTGGTTCTACTCACCTGGGCCACAACATTTATAATTGGTGGCGAGCGATTATTCGGGCCAGGGTGGAACGATCTAGTGATGTACAACGTTGCAGACAAGCTTGGTATCAGTGGGTTCATGGGATAG
- the LOC127780631 gene encoding nitrate regulatory gene2 protein-like codes for MGCTTSHDAFAAARARARASSSLERPRRAADPAALCRERAALIRAAADRRYALASAHAAYFRSLAAVGGALRRFAAAALAPGTPPSGSSPVLTLPPSPAKPVNASAAAARSSLPPSPSSSSTVSPLSHTLSDEDLDAYGATKHATAAAASSTRYHYHYMRDSPTVPTTVYEDPNGEASYGGYGGYGYTYSYGPYGEVVAEERPETATPPPTAEVAAWDFFDPFTSYDQFMEDYKGHDGGSLPSNSPNYSELRRMEGIPELEDEAELEAAEAKAKASKPSTSRVADQGGKGKRPISSDVSSKGEASDGKLLQRKGSGGNGKPENASLKGSGSGDNNGSSTSKKKGIAFDGIEQPIAAAQGEGGSGKSVQSTAVSSESFSPLHQGNRSVMEAMDEIKERFDEALNCGEEVSKLLEVGKVPPQSSTPRVLRYLSSRVMDPLSLTMPSSSCLPKPRRKSRTLSGKASTSSNPSVAGRRNSAGSLSSTLEKLCAWEKKLYQEIKDEEKLRILYEKKYRRLKSLDERGLDSTTIDATRLSVRNLQSRITINIRTANAFSSKIQNIRDEELYPQLVDLIIGLRRMWKAVLLCHEKQLSAIQDSKMHLIKAVTISQSNAAAVATVELERELAKWYRCFNKWISSQRSYAEALNGWLRKWLTEPEVQEENTPDGAPPFSPGKLGAPPVFVISNDWLQVIEMVSKNEVLKTIDQFSKLVHEYKKTQEKEHRQKRKADHASRDYNKRREVLQRELGLSTSLDMVAVMENTHHSHDNRVIELEKMSRKKDEEKTKHDEIVKHAHLAASATLPVGLVPVLHQIVSFSQENVQKYTSIRTRGARVH; via the exons ATGGGCTGCACCACCTCGCACGACGCGttcgccgcggcgagggcgcgggcgcgggcgtcGTCTTCGTtggagcggccgcggcgggcggccgaCCCGGCCGCGCTGTgccgcgagcgcgcggcgcTGATCCGCGCCGCGGCCGACCGGCGCTACGCGCTGGCGTCCGCGCACGCCGCGTACttccgctcgctcgccgccgtcgggggcGCGCTGCGGCGGTTCGCGGCGGCCGCGCTCGCGCCGGGCACCCCGCCGTCCGGTTCCTCCCCGGTGCTCACCCTCCCGCCGTCCCCAGCGAAGCCGGTCAacgcctcggccgccgcggccaGGTCGagcctcccgccgtcgccgtcctcgtcctccACCGTCTCGCCTCTCTCGCACACCCTCTCCGACGAGGACCTGGACGCGTACGGCGCCACCAaacacgccaccgccgccgccgcgtcatcGACGAGGTATCACTACCACTACATGAGGGACTCTCCCACCGTGCCCACCACGGTGTACGAGGACCCCAATGGCGAGGCCAGCTATGGTGGCTACGGTGGCTACGGGTACACGTATTCGTACGGGCCCTACGGCGAGGTGGTTGCGGAGGAGAggccggagacggcgacgccgccgccaaccgcgGAGGTCGCGGCGTGGGACTTCTTCGACCCCTTCACCTCCTACGATCAATTCATGGAGGATTACAAGGgccacgacggcggcagctTGCCTTCCAATAGCCCGAATTACTCGGAGCTGAGGAGGATGGAGGGGATCCCGGAGCTGGAGGACGAGGCGGagctcgaggcggcggaggcgaaggcgaaggcaTCCAAACCATCAACCTCCCGCGTTGCTGATCAAGGTGGGAAAGGGAAGAGACCAATTTCTTCAGATGTCAGCTCGAAGGGGGAGGCTTCTGATGGGAAGCTGCTGCAGAGGAAGGGATCCGGTGGCAATGGCAAGCCAGAGAATGCCAGCTTGAAGGGTAGTGGTAGTGGTGACAACAATGGCAGCTCCACCAGCAAGAAGAAAGGTATAGCCTTCGATGGCATTGAGCAACCGATTGCTGCTGCTCAGGGGGAAGGTGGGAGTGGCAAGTCTGTGCAGTCGACTGCTGTGAGCAGTGAGTCGTTCTCGCCGCTTCACCAGGGGAACAGGAGTGTCATGGAGGCCATGGACGAGATCAAGGAGAGGTTCGATGAGGCGCTGAACTGCGGCGAAGAAGTTTCCAAGCTTCTTGAGGTGGGGAAGGTTCCCCCCCAGAGTTCCACGCCCCGAGTTCTTAGAT ATTTGTCTTCCAGAGTGATGGATCCTCTATCTCTGACCATGCCTTCATCTTCGTGCCTGCCGAAGCCACGTAGAAAGTCAAGAACATTGAGCGGAAAGGCCAGCACTTCATCAAATCCATCAGTAGCTGGTAGAAGAAACAGTGCTGGAAGTCTCTCATCAACTCTGGAGAAGCTATGTGCTTGGGAAAAGAAGCTTTACCAGGAGATTAAG GATGAAGAGAAGCTGAGGATTCTTTATGAAAAGAAGTACAGGAGGCTAAAATCTCTGGACGAACGAGGATTAGATTCAACTACGATCGACGCCACCAGGTTATCAGTAAGGAACTTGCAATCCAGGATTACCATCAATATTAGAACAGCCAATGCCTTCTCATCGAAGATACAGAATATTCGAGATGAAGAGCTATATCCTCAACTCGTTGATCTCATCATTGG ATTGAGAAGAATGTGGAAAGCTGTTCTATTGTGTCATGAGAAGCAGCTATCGGCCATTCAGGACAGCAAAATGCACCTGATCAAGGCAGTGACCATTAGCCAATCCAATGCTGCTGCAGTAGCCACAGTAGAATTAGAGAGGGAGCTTGCAAAATGGTACCGCTGCTTCAACAAGTGGATCAGCTCACAGAGGTCTTATGCTGAAGCACTGAACGGATGGCTGAGGAAATGGCTCACTGAGCCTGAGGTGCAGGAGGAAAACACACCGGATGGCGCCCCGCCTTTCTCCCCAGGCAAGCTTGGCGCCCCGCCTGTGTTTGTCATATCAAATGATTGGCTCCAAGTGATTGAGATGGTTTCCAAGAATGAAGTGTTGAAGACAATTGACCAATTCTCCAAGCTTGTGCATGAGTACAAGAAGACCCAGGAAAAGGAGCACAGGCAGAAACGAAAAGCTGATCATGCTTCCCGAGATTATAACAAAAGGCGCGAAGTTCTGCAGAGGGAACTTGGGTTGAGTACCAGTCTTGATATGGTTGCAGTCATGGAGAACACTCACCACAGCCATGACAACCGTGTAATCGAGCTAGAGAAGATGAGTAGAAAGAAGGATGAGGAGAAGACCAAGCATGATGAGATTGTAAAACATGCCCATCTTGCAGCTTCAGCTACTCTACCAGTCGGGTTGGTCCCTGTGCTGCACCAGATCGTCAGCTTCTCCCAGGAAAATGTGCAAAAGTACACAAGCATCAGAACCCGAGGTGCCCGGGTCCACTGA